TGTTCTGGTGCCGACTAACACACTCCCGTTTTCAGAACGCAGATCTGAAGAAGCAGCTCCACGAACTTCAAGCAAAGATCACAGCGCTCAGTGAAAAACAGGTATGTTattattaacaaacacacacacacacacacacacacacacacacacacacacacacactaagctggttttcaaggtgtttttgTTAATGAGGCACTCAGCAGAGATCTGTCTGTTTGGTTGATGGGATCAGTTGTCTGTCCGTACTCACTCAAAGTGATGTCAGTgcaggtgatggaggagagaaaggtcaaaggtcacacacagacacaaacatcagcagcaggaagtcagTGTCCTCTGGTCCTTTTCTGTTTACACTGCAGGTTAACTGGATAGAAACTCTCACAGCAGAGGAgttttttatttgcagtcaTTTTACgtgtctttgtggttgtttgatTGTAAATGGTGATAATATGCTTtataatgtgtctgtgtgtgtgtgtgtattgcatTTTGCTTTACACACAGGGAAcctggaaaataaatgacatgaagATGCAAAATGCTTGTCTGAGAGCATCAAAACTATTCACACAGGCAGCGATTTGAATCAGTGATTCTGATGTTCTGTGagtaaaatgtctgattttctgAAAGGAGTCTGGTGGGAGAACACCGGTTGATTAAACAGCTTCATAAACTCCACATTTGGTCGGCATTCTCAAGTTGTCTTTATAGTGTTATGTCCTCACACAGATCACACAGTATGAGGACAGACATTAACCATCAGCAGGAACACAGTTGTCATGATTTGATCGGTGCCTTCATTAGTGGTGTGAGAGCTCAGAAAACACTGGATGTCACTTTTTGTCCTGTAGTATTCACTTCTGTGTGAACTTAGTACAAAAAGAacttgagaagaaaaaatgacGTGCAAATGAATCACATGAAAAACCGCCCCCAGCGTGTGGAGGCCTTTACTGCAGGAAGTAAAACCAGACGAATAAGACCAAATGTcatgaggacagagagagaaaagtcatTAATTGATAAGGTCAGTTAAAGAGGAATCACGATTGTCAACACTGTCCAGCAAGAAATGTCAACCATCATTTCATGAAGAGGCTCAGGGGCTGCCGGTTCTGGACCACCAGTCCAGAGGGGCCGTGCCTCTGGTGCTGTAAGTGTCCATATGGGCCCGTATGTGTAGTAGAGTTTTAACTGAGCTCAGCACGAGCTTCAGTCCAGACAGTTTCTGCCGCTGCTTGTCTCAAAGCTCTTTGATTTGAACTCTCTCTAAATCTTCTCTcgtgtgttttgtctttatttaactTCAGCGAGCTTCCTATTTTTATCTCGTCCCCACATTTTTACACTTGTTTTCATGTAATTCACTGCTGTCCCAAGATAAGTGAAGAATTAGAGCGACTGGTGGTAGAATCAGAACCAGTGCTTTTAAAGCTAAGTGAAGAACACTGATGGGATTATTGAGGTGTAGAGAAGTTAGCGATGTCTCTGAATGTTGTTTGAAAATTAGTTGGGAACACATGAAGCAGATTATCAGTAAATAAAGAGAGCTGGGTTTGTATTTGTGCTCCCAGAATGCCACAGAACAATTGAAGGTGTTTTCAGACAGTCGCTGCGACCTGAACATGCTCACACACTGCTCCGACTGTCAagtcagtcagctgatgttAACATGCAAATGAGATGCAAGCAGGAGATTAACGTTAATGGTTGGATGCCTTTACCACTGAGAAGGAAAATGATCAACTGTCCCCTGTAGCTTTGACTCGACAGTCCTCACTCCTGACTGTCTTCTCAccaacacacagacgtcattGAATTGAATATTAAGCCAGAACTAGAAAAAGGATTTCCTGCTGAAAATTCAGTGTGAAGGCTGAAATGCTCATCGTGCTTCTCTGCATCACCGACTCCAGGTCCGGTGTTTGGACATGAGCTCTAACCTCTGATTCAGAGAGACGCGTGTATGTGTCCgccagtgtatgtgtgtaaaagTTGAATAGCAGTCATGATGTACAGCAAAGAGAGGGACATAGTTTCCTCAGTGTGGCTCTGTGGGAGTAACTGATTACAGCTACTCAAATCACTGTAATAAAGTAGAGTTTTGGGCGCTTCTCCTTTTTTATAAGATCCCAAATTaatctgaaaagatgttatttacactcttatctaagctgaaatcttcactgtagctgtgaaCCTCaaactgtgatcacagcagacgagctgtatggagacatctgatgttttctggttttaaatcaagtctccaactgcttcagttgtttagcagaactgttctgtggactacgacaccTCACCTGACTCATCATcacggagggaggagaggaggacgtATCCTGTAGGAACATAAGAGAACATTTTGGCAAATGAAACTTAAACTAACTGCATGGTGAGATGACACTGAAGGCTATATAGAAAACATGGTGACGTtggtgaactgatcctttaaaacACCGGCCGATGAGAGCAGTCAGGGACTCAGCAGCCTGATGCTGAGAGGTAGAAGGTCGCTCTGCAGCAGGTAAGGTCGTGCAGGCTGCAGGTCAGACGGCTCTCTGAGAGGGCGGCGGGACACTTCTCAGTCTGCTTTCTCTTTATGATTTTGTATCGCTGCATTAAGTTGCTGCTCGAGAGTCAAGTGTTGCTAAGCAACAGATGTGCTTTATTTTTGAGTCCTGATTTCATACGTCAGTGACGGCTTTGTGTGCATGACCCTCTGCTTCTGTACTCTACATTACAACTTTGCTGAGGTCccgtttcttcttctgttaatCTCTGCAGTCTCATAATGACTAACTgtggcagccaatcagatccgAGCAGGCAGTGTAGCAGGGCCGAGTGttacagctgcaacaattattgattattgatttttaCAAAGAGTCACTGATGAGTTTCTCCTGCTGTGGGCTTGTGCGTTATGTTTGTCTTGTCACAATGTGTGAGACGGCAGTTGTGCATGTGTCACAGTGTAGactcagtgctgcagtgtgagcaTGTAGTAACATCAGAGCCtggaccagctgcagcagcactgagccCTCTGCCTCCACTTATATCTGATCATTTATCCCTGCAACTGGGAAACTCAGTAAGCTGTTTTTCTGACAGTGTCAGTCTGCAGATATATTCTGTCTTGTCAGTAAATCTCATGTTTGCCAACAAGTACAGTGTGTATCCCAGTCTGAtatatcttcttcctctgtgccatagagctgcattaaaaacacatcaatgagccACTCTGTAGTTCCTTCATCATCATGAACACATGGCATCCAGCTGCCACAAATACAGACCACAGCATCAAATGTTGTTCATCCACCAttgaaaatagtccccaacaaatgtaTACCTGTGAGCTGCGTTTAAAGATTCACGTCTTGTCTTCAGTGGGAACCAGCTGAGAGCTGACAGCCACAGGCAGTTAGCCGTTAGCCGTTAGCCGTAGCTGTAAGCCTATTGTTGATGTTGATTCTGCTGAGCAGGAAGTCTAGATCTGTTTTGgttactgtaatatttatatCGTAATTGAATCTGAATACATAACAggattgtttgtttgattggCAGGCATCCtgcccagtgcatgctgggatagaTGTTACTTCACCCCCAGCCTGCAGGACGAGCAGTAGAAACAATAGACTCGTGGATTTTAGTGTATGAGTTGTTAaagctgtctgtcagcagcagaatcAGTCTGTGAGTTGAAGATGTGATGCTGTCAGCAGGGATCTGATCACAGGTGCGCCGCTCTACAGGTGTGAACgagacacactgaggacacattTCAGATCCCGTCATGTCGACCACATTCAGAGGGGGCCGTGAACACGCCGTCTGTTTCAACTGATCCAACCAGTGAACCAGTAACACAATATCACCAGACACCCTTAActagaagaaaaagaaaaaaaaagtttttttgggTTTAAATTCAAAGTGAAGCAGAAATCCTGCTGCTTCTGTGCACGTGTACGTTTAGTTGGTGTTTATTTAacctctcgtctcctcctgcagaaaaaggtggtggagcagctgaggaAGGAGCTGTTGGTGAAGCAGGAGCCGGAGgcaaagctgcagctgcacgtCCAAACTCCTCCTGTAGGTGGCGACATCAAGCCAgccaacctgctgcagagccAGCAGATACCTGGAGGACTGCAGCAGGtaggacagacacacacacacacacaccttctctctTTAGATTGGATCGAACAGGTGTTTCCTGGCAGCTGATTTCTCAAGTCTTTATCAGCTGAGACTTTCCTCAAGTTTGAATGGTTCAGTCAGGCTGGACAATCCAGTTTCAAATCACtagaatttaaatgaaaaaacaaaatgtataacttCATCAGTATCAAACAGGAAATTCTGTCACAAGTGATGAACTGATTTCCAGCCTGTTCTGATttgggcagattttttttcttcaaagaatTATAATTAACAgcataaattaacattttcatatcttttctttaatggaaaatgtaatTGTATGTTCGTAATAAAACGTGTGATGCAACAAGCTCACCTCCTTGTTCAGGTTAGGGTAATAGAAGCAGGTTTGATGATAGGAAGTTACAACTGACAACAGTTCTTTAAACATCACGTCAGTGTGCCGTCTCATGGGTTAATTCTCCCTCGACAGACCCTGACAGTCACGCCGGTTCTCACCACGAAGACTCTACCTCTGGTGCTGAAAGCTGCCGCCACACCCGCCCTGCCCGGCTCTGTCCTGCCACAACGCCCGCCCACTGTTGCTATGGTAACCACAGCTATCACCAAACCCGACTCGCAGAACGCCCCCATCAACCTGCAGGTGGCCAgcaagctgaccaatcagagctcgGAGCCTGTTCGACTGGTATCCAAGAACGCCATGGTGGTAAGAGCCTCTGTTTCTGGTTGCTGTTCATCATCAGCGCCTTCCTCTAATCTGACttattgtacagtatgtgttgtcATCTATAGAGCTGAGGAGAGTTACTGAGTGCACTCAAGCATTTTGACAGCTGTCTGTTGACCTGTGGGTATTTAAACTGCCTCCAGGGGGTTTAGAGACTTGAAAGGTGTCCCGACTCTAAGTGAAACATGTTTCTCTAATCAAGTTCTTGAGCAGGCTGTGGCGTGAGTGGTGGCCTTTTAGCAGCTGAGCTGGTAGTCAAACAGCAGATGAGGACTGGTAAAGAGGTTGTCACAGAAATAAGAACTACAGCGAAATTCATCCACAGTTCTTTGAGAAATAAGAGGAAAGATTGATAACTCTTAGATTGTGTAACACAGCTATATGTCAGCACACATGTCAGGTGAATATCACAGAACTGTCAGTGTAACAGCAGGAGACATGTCGCTGTAACGGTCGCAGACATGTTGCTGTAACAACAGCACGGATCCACATCTGCTGTGGTTTTGTCTCAGGTGCaggccaccaccaccaccgcccaGCCAATCAAAGTTCCTCAGTTTGTCCCTCCTCCTAGACTGACGCCTCGTCCCACCTTTCAGCCACAGGTGCGTCCCTGTAAGACCCGCCtccaaaccctaaccccctCAGACCAGTGTGTGTGGCCCACATGAGGTGACTCGCTCACTCTCCAGCAAAGGGCAGGAGTGCACCAAAGCAAACACTCATGCCTTGCTCCGTGGCACTAAAACATTGTTTGCTCTGTGCTGCCTCTActcatctcttctcctcttgttgtgcttctttAATTTTCCGACTGACCTGTAAACGGATTGTTCTCAGAGTTTCCTgcctgtgaatgtgtgtatgtgtgtgtgcgtgcgtgtgtgtgtgtgtgtgtgtgtgtttaccttctGTGGTGAGAgcttgttttcctgcagcttcTTGGTATTTTGTGTTCCTGGCTGTTGGTGTGTTTTAACCCTTTGAGTGACATGTTGCCAGTGTTGACCTGTGCTGAGTAATACCACTGAGAGCTCTGGCTGGTTCATAGTAGCAGTGCTATTAGCATGCAGCAGCATTAGCAGGACTGTTAGTAGTATTTGGTGACATAATAATAGTAGcagtcagatttatttttcttatttaatttcTTGTAGTTGAACATGACcactgcaaaatgaaaataaagcctGAGTAGGGGCAATGACATAATGTTTGATGTTAGTGTAGGTGTGTTCTCTTCCTGTCCATCCATGAAAGAAAATCCTGTCTCGGCCAGGCTATATGTATTTCTGGAAGAGAGAGATTATCTAGAACAACAGTGATAACGATAGAAATGGGGTGTGTCCCTCCTGGTGCGGTCAGTCGGACCGTATATCGGAAGTGATCTGCCCGGCAGTAAATggtgaaacacaaataaatatttggtcCCTTTTGCATTCAATGTAAAAGATAATGATACATCTGTTTTCATTGGTTTTTCTTGTGGTGGTCGACTGGAAGGATGCTTAGCTGCTCTATTAAATCATTCCAAGTCCATTGCAGCTTCAGCCATCACGGTAAATGTAATTGCAACAGTTGCAGGAGAAAATTAGCTGAACAATCAACAGTAGAAGTGGTACTAGCTTAAAGTAGCAGTCGTTGTCTCAGTGGGTCAACCTCTCAGCACTGTTACTGACACCAGCTGATCAGTGATCAGCCACCAGCATCGCTGCAGCTGAGGCCACATTACCAACAACATGTTAGTGCAGGCAGAGGGATCAGAGGGAACGTCTGGATGCAGCTTTGTCAGCAGTATTAATGATATCAGCACATCTTCCCCTTTATAAACGGaaacacagatgtcatcatGGAGGCTTGTGAAAGGGTTGTGAGAGAACCATGAACATCATACCTCCATAATCCAGTGCagataatgtttttatgttgttgttattaaagAAGAAATGAGGCCTGAATCCAACATGCATTCATAGTTTAGTATTAACACCATTCATACATCAATAATGTTATTTACTGCACATTTCATGTCTCTACCTCTAATAACAAAGGTCTCTGGATGTTTTTTCACATAAAATCATCAGAGTCATAAGTATTAAAATAGCTATGATATGTATTATCTGTGGACAGATGAGTCGTGGTTGTAGTTTTTGTACAGCAGTTGGATAGAGGCAGAAGTTCTTGCAGTATCAGAGTCAGCAGTGGCAGAATCACAATCTGTACGACTAGTGTTAGAGCAGTCAAAGCTCCACAGTGGCGTTACCCAGCAGTGTCGGGTCATTTTGGTGCAgttttctgattggctgtctgtTGTCATCAGGTCAGACCAAAACCGGCCACACCCACCAACGTCCCCATCGCCCCGGCCCCTCCTCCGCCCATGATGGCGGCCCCCCAGCTGCTCCAGAGGCCCGTCATGTTGGCAACCAAGCTGTCGTCCTCGCTGCCCTCAGCAGCTCCCATTCACCAGGTCCGCATCGTTAACGGACAGCCCTGCAGCAAGACCGGCTCCACCCCGCTGACGGGCATCGTCATCACCACGCCAGTCTCTGCTACCCCCACCCGCCTCGCCAGCCCCGCCCAGGCACCCAACCCCACCGCTATCACCACACCTATTCTTACTCAGCCAATCCAGATCAGCAGCCTGACCACTGAGCCCAAGGTAAGAGAGTCTTTCCCACTgagcaacattttcttttgaactTTTATTAGAATGAAGCTGTTCTGTCACTGCGGCTCAAGTGGCAAACTTCAGTATCAACGCTTCATTTATTAAAGACATATTAAAGACGCTATGTGAGGCTCCTCTGGGAGGCAGCCTCAGCTCCATCATGTTCTAAGAATAAGAACATCAatgaatatgtttgtgtttccagcaAAGTTTGAACCAGAGAAGATGACTCCAGGTAATAGAGAGTCTCATCAGCTTGCCTGACGTTACCTCTGGAATAGAGAACTCGACGTACCAGACAAAAGTGTCACGTTGGTTAGATTTCCATCAGCAGTGGTTTGACTTAAGGATCTAACAGCCGTATTACTTGACTTTAGATTAACTGTAAGTCAACGTTAGcaggcagcagcacacactgacagtgtctgtctgtggcagAAGTTACAGTCTGTAGTTAAGGTGTCAGCTGCTCAGACTGGATTTTGTGTGTACAACAAGGAGTAATTGTATGATTTGTGTGTGAATCTCTCatttacagctgctgttgtctcctcctctctcctcccagcaGACTGTTAaatcaggaggtggagcagagcTGAAGGCCGTTGTCagcctcccctcttcctccactcctcccttgtctcctcctcccagaCCCAAGAAAGAGGAGAACCCAGAGGTACACCAGAGAGATGACTGGCAGGTGATGGCTTCAGTGTCAGTAACATGTTCTGATGAtgaatctgttttcttcttctagAAACTGGCCTTCATGGTGTCACTGGGCCTCGTAACACACGACCACTTGGAAGGTAAGTGATTAAATAAGCGGAGGATCCTCGAGGATCCTCCGTCTACGTCCTGAGGCTGCAGCCGTTAAGGTTTCTGCATTAAAACTCAGATGTTTTGATTGCAGAAATTCAGAGcaaaagacaggagaggaagaggagaacaaCGGCCAACCCGGTGTACAGCGGCGCTGTGTTTGAACCAGAGGTACAAACACCAACAGCATGAGTTCTCAAACCGACTTCTCCCAAAAGTGTTCGAAAAGATGAATCAAAATATGAGAAACTGTTACAGCAAAACATACATTCAATGCATATTTAATCCTTGACCTCATCAACATGTTCTTAACAGAAAACCAAATTGTCCAATTTTGATAATTCAACTGAAAATTCCTTCAATTTGATGTCCAGAAATGTGACGGACACTTTAATgacacagtgtgtttcagttgtCATCATTTAATCAcgttcagtgtttgtttccagCTCTCATGACATGTTTGTCAGGTGAACTAAACGTTTGTAGGAGAAAACTATCAAATCTAACACAGAATAactcatgtgttgttttttacttttgtttcagaggaaaaagagtGCAGTGAGTTACCTGAACAGCCCTTTGCACCAGGGGACCAGGAAGAGAGGTCCGtatgaaataaatccaaatCTACAGGTCAAAgactggtactggtactggtactggtaccGGTAGACCAGTAAGAAATGGTAGTGTGGACAGGCGGTAGAAGAGAAACAATAAGAGAGGCAGGGAAAGACAGTGGAGACTAATACGTTCTGAACTAATAACACGCTGTACAACAAgtcttcttccctccttctcctgctttctgttttctgtcgCTTCAGTCATGTTTAATGTCGACAGCAGGATTTATACTTGTTTCACATGAGCCAGctcagaaatgtaaacatgagaTGTGACATGATGTGATCAGTTCAGAAGAGGATCGGGTCTAAAAGGATTCtgaattctgatttttttttcctcgctgaaataaataaagttagACTTGTTCCTGCCACAGTTAAAGAAAAACTCAGAAATCTGTTGTAAACATGATTTCTCAggacaaacacaataaatgctggacacacaaagacacacaaagaaattgtaaatgtcaaaaatacatGTTGATGATAATTCAAACAACACGGCTgaataaaacaggatgtttgacatttatagATGAACAGTTGAATGTGAAAGTAATGAGAACAATCCTTCACTGCAGCCGGCGGCTTGGTGAAGAAATATAAATCCTGCTGAACCTTCACTCCTGTTCTCTTCTCCGGGAATTCCTGAAAGGCATCTTGGGAATTGTAGGAATTTATTAGTTAAAGTTGAACTGAAACAGGTCTAGTCCAAACAATCTCACCTGAAATATGTGTTGAACGTGAGCAGTTAATGGTGATATAAATGAAAGTATCCGAGACAGAGAAGGTTTTTGACtgtgatgtgttgttgtttctctgctgtgtgcttCAGTGAAGCTGCTTAAATCACAGTGACTCGTGTGGACGTTGatcagagctgcaactaatcgattagttgtcacTTGTTAAATGAAGTATTCAAGTATTCAAGTATTTTAATAATCAATCAGTTTGAGGATtttttctgattccagctcGTGAACgtttctttcctctctgaaGTTAAACTGtatatctttgggttgtggataAAACCAGATGTTTGTGGATGAAACATTGATGACAGTTTCTGACATAatcaactaatcgattaatgGAGAATATAATGATTAGTTGAAGCTCTAATGTTGACACGACTCCAGGGAATAAAATGGCTAACTTGAATTGGCTTTTATTACTTTAGACCTCAAATTTCTAACTTGACTCCGAGAAGCTTCCACCCACCAGGTTCCCTTCTGTGTGGTGACTAACTGAAGGTTTAACAGCACTAAACTCTCCACACAACCTCCATgtgacttgacttttttttccaggagaaaaGACTAAAAATAGGAATTGCTCACAGTGTCAGACTTCAACACACCAGCATCCTGAACGTAGCCGTCATTAGAGGGCTGAAGCTACTGAAGACACAGCTTGAAGAACCCAGACGGGTCTAATGACACTGCCACCTTCACTATTTCTACTCTAAACTGAAAATCGATTTAAAATGAGAGTTAAATTCcatcaatcaaaatcaaaagccggCTCAGTGATGCTCCCAGCCTGCTTCACACCTGAAGTAAGAAACCTTCAGAGACAAGACAGCTGAATGTTAGTCTGCAGCTGTCTCGTCTCAGAGGGTTGTTGAGAAGTTTTTATAGCCATAACTTGCAGTTGGATTGAGCACATTTCCAGTCGTGTCCAGTAATATCGTttataatgtcagtaaattctCTGTCACTTAATAGTCAACTGTTAGATTAACAATGATTAAAAACCTTTTTGTCACCTTGATTTGGAAGATTTAGGGAGAGAACCTGATGAAACTCGGTCAGGACGGGTGGCGTTAACGTCTGACACTGATCCATGTGTTGTGCGCTTCATAGTCGACTGCAGTAGGTTGTTCTCGTGCTCGGCTTCAGCTCGCATGGAGCCAGTCTCCTGCACTAACACTGCTATCTGTGCTTCtgactcctcctcttcctcctcttcctcccttaCCGCTCCCCTGTCTCATGCTAGCCAACGAAGACTCCCTTTCCAAGGTATGTCAtacagactgtttgtttttgttttcttcccccctctccatctttctttttttctttgttttccgtCTTTGTTGTCTGTCTCATTTCACCCAGGTCGCCCACCCAAATACAGCAGCGTCCCGGAGCTGGGCAGCCTCACCCCGACCTCCCCCTCCAGCCCCGTCCATCCCCTCCCCCTGCCCAGCCCCAGCTCTGGGGATGTAAGTAACGATGGGGGAGACGGACAGTTCAGAGGGTTGAACACCCCGTCACACACAGTCCTATTGGCCCAGTAGCTCTGTCAGTCATTTGCACCCCGAGACCTCCACAAACACGTCCATTATTCTGTTGTCTTCATGTGATTATCATCAGTCATCATTGATTTTACTTTGATTCAGCCTTACAAAGTGAACAGTGTCCTGTAGCCAGAGCATCCATGAATAACTACTACTCAGAACACATTCTAACTCCCAACTGTCAAGTAACGTTTCTGTGGGTTAATTAACACACCATGTCCATTAGACGTTCAAACGAGGCCAACTGTTAACTAAACCAAACCAGATCACGGTGCCTCCCCCTGCCTCTCCACAGATGGTTGGTGGGGCTCAGCTGGGCAGGGAAACTGATTGGTCCAATTCTTCCTCACAGGGAGACATCCATGAGGATTTCTGCACTGTGTGCAGACGCAGTGGCCAGTTGCTCATGTGCGACACGTGTTCTCGTGTTTATCACCTGGACTGCCTGGATCCACCCCTGAAAACCATTCCTAAAGGCATGTGGATCTGTCCAAAATGTCAAGATCAGGTAACCGCAGCAGCCGTGACTGATCCTGAATTAGGGGGAAGGGGGTACCGCAGTCCAGAGAGGGGCCAATCAGGGCCGGTAGCTGTACTAGACTGTAAGAACTTCTTCTGCTGATGCTGTCCTGAAAGTTAGGACTGTTCAATCCTTTGTAAGCAAATACatgatgcagtttttttgtgcttctgtCCCATTCATTGCGTCAGTAAAGATGGCATCTCACATTCATCCACTCCATTGCTTGTCCCCCTTCGGCCTCACCGCAGGGTGGCGGCTAAACTTATCttcctcaaatgttttctgaCGAGTCTCAGCCTCTGTGACAACTGCCAGTTTCTCTCTACAGAtcctgaaaaaagaagaagccatTCCCTGGCCTGGTACTCTGGCTATTGTTCATTCCTACATTGCTTATAAAGAAGGTGACTTAGATTGTCTTctctcaaacatctgctagGACCAATGTAGACAGTTCAGCAGTGAAGTTAACAGAGATGTTGTGTTGCTCTCCGCTGCAGctaaagaagaggagaaacagaaactgatgaAATGGAGTTCTGAACTGAAACTGGAGcgagagcagctggaacaaaGAGTCAAACAACTCAGCAACTCCATAACGGTAAGAaatcatgttctataagatcatgatcatgttctataagatcatgatcatgttctata
This sequence is a window from Acanthopagrus latus isolate v.2019 chromosome 8, fAcaLat1.1, whole genome shotgun sequence. Protein-coding genes within it:
- the phf21ab gene encoding PHD finger protein 21A isoform X5, coding for MLQLDGFPTGDGVKADRSAGRLTGSMMELQTLQEALKVEIQIHQKLVAQMKQDPQNADLKKQLHELQAKITALSEKQKKVVEQLRKELLVKQEPEAKLQLHVQTPPVGGDIKPANLLQSQQIPGGLQQTLTVTPVLTTKTLPLVLKAAATPALPGSVLPQRPPTVAMVTTAITKPDSQNAPINLQVASKLTNQSSEPVRLVSKNAMVVRPKPATPTNVPIAPAPPPPMMAAPQLLQRPVMLATKLSSSLPSAAPIHQVRIVNGQPCSKTGSTPLTGIVITTPVSATPTRLASPAQAPNPTAITTPILTQPIQISSLTTEPKTVKSGGGAELKAVVSLPSSSTPPLSPPPRPKKEENPEKLAFMVSLGLVTHDHLEEIQSKRQERKRRTTANPVYSGAVFEPERKKSAVSYLNSPLHQGTRKRGRPPKYSSVPELGSLTPTSPSSPVHPLPLPSPSSGDGDIHEDFCTVCRRSGQLLMCDTCSRVYHLDCLDPPLKTIPKGMWICPKCQDQILKKEEAIPWPGTLAIVHSYIAYKEAKEEEKQKLMKWSSELKLEREQLEQRVKQLSNSITKCMETKNTILARQKEMQLSLEKVKHLIRLIQAFNFNQALAETGGKAISPRVQDSADTAPEASTVEKVTAGSSSASSNTDGNDKQEEQGAAGNNQTTGAAGGDDDSPAVLEDSPVLAADKSPDVGAGVKAEPSVGAAAGGGGDTGTGLQAEAAPKPETEAPPMVDTPASSVVVTVATTNGTAELACADHSPAGGCATNATTNSENKMAAVNPPETAVEKKQEEISDSDGSNNNNNSKTSEPSQHSLPALVSSLDNKK
- the phf21ab gene encoding PHD finger protein 21A isoform X4; this encodes MLQLDGFPTGDGVKADRSAGRLTGSMMELQTLQEALKVEIQIHQKLVAQMKQDPQNADLKKQLHELQAKITALSEKQKKVVEQLRKELLVKQEPEAKLQLHVQTPPVGGDIKPANLLQSQQIPGGLQQTLTVTPVLTTKTLPLVLKAAATPALPGSVLPQRPPTVAMVTTAITKPDSQNAPINLQVASKLTNQSSEPVRLVSKNAMVVRPKPATPTNVPIAPAPPPPMMAAPQLLQRPVMLATKLSSSLPSAAPIHQVRIVNGQPCSKTGSTPLTGIVITTPVSATPTRLASPAQAPNPTAITTPILTQPIQISSLTTEPKLLLSPPLSSQQTVKSGGGAELKAVVSLPSSSTPPLSPPPRPKKEENPEKLAFMVSLGLVTHDHLEEIQSKRQERKRRTTANPVYSGAVFEPERKKSAVSYLNSPLHQGTRKRGRPPKYSSVPELGSLTPTSPSSPVHPLPLPSPSSGDGDIHEDFCTVCRRSGQLLMCDTCSRVYHLDCLDPPLKTIPKGMWICPKCQDQILKKEEAIPWPGTLAIVHSYIAYKEAKEEEKQKLMKWSSELKLEREQLEQRVKQLSNSITKCMETKNTILARQKEMQLSLEKVKHLIRLIQAFNFNQALAETGGKAISPRVQDSADTAPEASTVEKVTAGSSSASSNTDGNDKQEEQGAAGNNQTTGAAGGDDDSPAVLEDSPVLAADKSPDVGAGVKAEPSVGAAAGGGGDTGTGLQAEAAPKPETEAPPMVDTPASSVVVTVATTNGTAELACADHSPAGGCATNATTNSENKMAAVNPPETAVEKKQEEISDSDGSNNNNNSKTSEPSQHSLPALVSSLDNKK
- the phf21ab gene encoding PHD finger protein 21A isoform X6; its protein translation is MLQLDGFPTGDGVKADRSAGRLTGSMMELQTLQEALKVEIQIHQKLVAQMKQDPQNADLKKQLHELQAKITALSEKQKKVVEQLRKELLVKQEPEAKLQLHVQTPPVGGDIKPANLLQSQQIPGGLQQTLTVTPVLTTKTLPLVLKAAATPALPGSVLPQRPPTVAMVTTAITKPDSQNAPINLQVASKLTNQSSEPVRLVSKNAMVVQATTTTAQPIKVPQFVPPPRLTPRPTFQPQVRPKPATPTNVPIAPAPPPPMMAAPQLLQRPVMLATKLSSSLPSAAPIHQVRIVNGQPCSKTGSTPLTGIVITTPVSATPTRLASPAQAPNPTAITTPILTQPIQISSLTTEPKLLLSPPLSSQQTVKSGGGAELKAVVSLPSSSTPPLSPPPRPKKEENPEKLAFMVSLGLVTHDHLEEIQSKRQERKRRTTANPVYSGAVFEPERKKSAVSYLNSPLHQGTRKRANEDSLSKILKKEEAIPWPGTLAIVHSYIAYKEAKEEEKQKLMKWSSELKLEREQLEQRVKQLSNSITKCMETKNTILARQKEMQLSLEKVKHLIRLIQAFNFNQALAETGGKAISPRVQDSADTAPEASTVEKVTAGSSSASSNTDGNDKQEEQGAAGNNQTTGAAGGDDDSPAVLEDSPVLAADKSPDVGAGVKAEPSVGAAAGGGGDTGTGLQAEAAPKPETEAPPMVDTPASSVVVTVATTNGTAELACADHSPAGGCATNATTNSENKMAAVNPPETAVEKKQEEISDSDGSNNNNNSKTSEPSQHSLPALVSSLDNKK